One stretch of Halobaculum marinum DNA includes these proteins:
- a CDS encoding DUF7475 family protein, whose translation MSTETASRGLTIHTESMTSIHWLGVALATITGVVHLWLAYAFMSETGPAIAFLIAAVGFFGGVAAVLLDYRRRLFYALGIPFTAGQIPLWYVANAPDFGAIGIADKVVQVVLIVVLVVLFRQES comes from the coding sequence ATGAGCACCGAAACCGCGTCGAGGGGACTGACGATCCACACGGAGTCGATGACCAGCATCCACTGGCTCGGCGTCGCGCTGGCGACGATCACGGGCGTGGTCCACCTGTGGCTCGCGTACGCGTTCATGTCGGAGACGGGGCCCGCCATCGCGTTCCTGATCGCCGCCGTAGGGTTCTTCGGCGGCGTCGCGGCGGTGTTGCTCGACTACCGACGGCGACTGTTCTACGCGCTCGGAATCCCGTTCACCGCCGGCCAGATCCCGCTGTGGTACGTGGCGAACGCCCCCGACTTCGGCGCGATCGGGATCGCAGACAAAGTCGTGCAGGTGGTGCTGATCGTCGTCCTCGTCGTCCTGTTCCGCCAGGAGTCGTGA
- the pspAB gene encoding PspA-associated protein PspAB, which translates to MGILDTLRSVLGVRAETDAVSDADPEDLFGMSTAYVTMEADLGFASVGEAALCFSSVDSTDFAETVDAVETILDAGEEETGTTFRRHADDYGYQWVVLGDDDPEDLVTSVHFAADEFIERGYGSRLLAAVFGFERDSGERAYWIYSFRRGAYYPFAPKSTDERDNKIEFKLESMLDGELGVETEKEYWYPLWPDTPNGHPWG; encoded by the coding sequence ATGGGGATTCTCGACACACTCCGGTCCGTGCTGGGCGTGCGCGCGGAGACCGACGCCGTGAGCGACGCCGACCCCGAGGACCTGTTCGGGATGAGCACCGCCTACGTCACCATGGAGGCGGACCTGGGGTTCGCCTCCGTCGGCGAGGCCGCCTTGTGCTTCTCGTCGGTCGACTCGACCGACTTCGCCGAGACCGTCGACGCGGTGGAGACGATTCTCGACGCCGGGGAGGAGGAGACGGGCACGACGTTCCGCCGTCACGCCGACGACTACGGCTACCAGTGGGTCGTGCTCGGCGACGACGACCCGGAGGACCTGGTCACCTCCGTCCACTTCGCCGCCGACGAGTTCATTGAGCGCGGGTACGGGTCGCGCCTGCTCGCCGCAGTCTTCGGCTTCGAACGCGACAGCGGCGAGCGCGCCTACTGGATCTACTCGTTCCGCCGGGGCGCGTACTACCCGTTCGCGCCCAAGAGCACCGACGAGCGCGACAACAAGATCGAGTTCAAACTGGAGTCGATGCTCGACGGCGAACTCGGGGTCGAGACCGAGAAGGAGTACTGGTACCCGCTGTGGCCCGACACGCCGAACGGCCACCCCTGGGGCTGA
- the radA gene encoding DNA repair and recombination protein RadA, with protein sequence MPEDDLQALPGVGPATADKLVEAGFKSYQSLAVASPGDLGNTADIGESTAADVINGAREAADVGGFETGAAVLERREEIGKLSWQIDEVDDLLDGGLETQSITEVYGEFGSGKSQVTHQMAVNVQLTHENGGLDGGCIFVDSEDTFRPERIDDMVRGLDDEILEDEFERREIEGSPDDDEAMQELVGDFLDHIHVAKAFNANHQILLAEKANELASEHEDTDWPIRLLCVDSLTAHFRAEYVGRGELAERQQKLNKHLHELDKVGNLYNVAVLVTNQVAANPDSYFGDPTQPIGGHILGHKSTFRIYLRKSKGDKRIVRLVDAPNLADGEAVMRVQDGGLKPE encoded by the coding sequence ATGCCAGAAGACGATCTGCAGGCGCTTCCCGGAGTCGGCCCCGCGACCGCGGACAAGCTCGTCGAGGCGGGCTTCAAGAGCTACCAGAGCCTCGCAGTCGCCAGCCCGGGCGACCTCGGCAACACCGCCGACATCGGCGAGTCGACCGCCGCGGACGTGATCAACGGCGCCCGCGAGGCCGCCGACGTGGGCGGCTTCGAGACGGGCGCGGCGGTGCTGGAGCGACGCGAGGAGATCGGCAAGCTCTCCTGGCAGATCGACGAGGTCGACGACCTGCTCGACGGCGGGCTGGAGACGCAGTCGATCACCGAGGTGTACGGCGAGTTCGGGTCCGGTAAGTCGCAGGTGACCCACCAGATGGCCGTCAACGTCCAGTTGACCCACGAGAACGGCGGGCTCGACGGCGGCTGCATCTTCGTCGACTCCGAGGACACGTTCCGCCCCGAGCGGATCGACGACATGGTCCGCGGCCTCGACGACGAGATCCTCGAAGACGAGTTCGAGCGCCGTGAGATCGAGGGCTCGCCCGACGACGACGAGGCGATGCAGGAACTGGTCGGCGACTTCCTCGACCACATCCACGTCGCGAAGGCGTTCAACGCCAACCACCAGATCCTCCTGGCCGAGAAGGCGAACGAACTCGCCAGCGAGCACGAGGACACCGACTGGCCGATCCGCCTGCTGTGTGTCGACTCGCTCACCGCCCACTTCCGCGCGGAGTACGTCGGCCGCGGCGAGTTGGCCGAGCGCCAGCAGAAGCTCAACAAGCACCTCCACGAACTCGACAAGGTCGGCAACCTGTACAACGTCGCCGTGCTCGTGACCAACCAGGTCGCGGCCAACCCCGACTCGTACTTCGGCGACCCGACCCAGCCGATCGGTGGCCACATCCTCGGCCACAAGTCGACGTTCCGCATCTACCTCCGAAAGTCGAAGGGCGACAAGCGGATCGTCCGCCTCGTGGACGCGCCGAACCTCGCCGACGGCGAGGCGGTCATGCGCGTGCAGGACGGCGGCCTGAAGCCCGAGTAA